A region from the Campylobacter blaseri genome encodes:
- a CDS encoding DMT family transporter — protein MSKSLMSEIALIFVAISWGATFLPVQSAIESINVFSFLFFRFLVSTILMYLISLKFGIKFTKNSILYGALLGLFLFGGFSFQTYALKYTLSSTVAFITGLYVILVPFIMFVFFKQHVKLTTIFGGIVALVGLYFLSGANSFDLNLGELLTIICAVSYALHISFTGVYVHKSNIYALVTTQFGTTALLSLIFAIFFSNNNLNTMAILGGFEIWLNIELLYAIILTAVIATVFAFFVQTLAQQYTTAAKTVLIFTLEPVSAGVIGYLWANEILSKPQIFGAILILLGILICEVAPLLIKRKN, from the coding sequence ATGTCTAAAAGTTTAATGTCTGAAATTGCTTTAATATTTGTAGCTATTTCGTGGGGTGCTACATTTTTACCTGTTCAAAGTGCCATTGAAAGCATAAATGTTTTTAGTTTTTTATTTTTTAGATTTTTAGTATCTACAATCTTAATGTATCTAATATCTTTAAAATTTGGTATTAAATTTACCAAAAATTCTATCTTATATGGAGCCTTGCTTGGTCTGTTTTTGTTTGGTGGATTTTCATTTCAAACATATGCTTTAAAGTATACATTAAGCTCAACTGTGGCATTTATAACTGGATTATATGTTATTTTAGTTCCTTTTATAATGTTTGTATTTTTCAAACAACACGTTAAACTTACTACAATTTTTGGTGGTATTGTAGCTCTAGTGGGACTTTACTTTTTAAGTGGTGCAAATAGTTTTGATCTAAATTTAGGCGAGCTTTTAACTATAATTTGCGCTGTATCGTATGCGCTTCATATAAGCTTTACAGGCGTTTATGTACATAAAAGTAATATCTATGCCTTAGTTACAACACAATTTGGCACAACGGCTCTACTCTCTTTAATATTTGCAATATTTTTCTCTAATAATAATCTAAACACAATGGCTATCTTAGGTGGGTTTGAAATTTGGCTAAATATAGAGCTTCTATATGCCATAATTTTAACAGCAGTTATAGCAACTGTTTTTGCCTTTTTTGTCCAAACTTTAGCACAGCAATACACAACAGCTGCTAAAACTGTTTTAATATTTACGCTTGAACCTGTTAGTGCAGGTGTCATTGGATATCTGTGGGCAAATGAAATTCTAAGCAAACCCCAGATATTTGGA
- a CDS encoding multidrug effflux MFS transporter, with the protein MKTINTTYKFDKIKLVLVLAFMSAIAPLSIDMYLPALTQIREIFETDEFYMQLSLAVFFIAFSFGQLIYGPLSDIYGRKKPLYFGITIFVISSFACAMVDSVYAFIFFRFTQALGGSAGIVIARAVINDKFELNEAASMFAIMMVVASLAPMLAPTFGSLILHFVSWRIIFIMLFSLGVMLLFMIYFWLKDSSRVGKKDELSFKKMAITYIEILKNRKFIVYALSLAMPMSAMFAYITGSSFVFVEYFGLSTYKYGIIFGLNALGVTLVSAINSKLVLKHSPENFLKIGLFLASFFVIILIALGYFKVEFLYFEIMLFLTLATLGFIIPNATSLAMSCYKERSAGAASAVLGAMQFAFAGGASFSVGFLKANNPLFLSIVMGSSTFIALLIYIKGFKE; encoded by the coding sequence ATGAAAACAATAAACACAACTTATAAATTTGATAAAATCAAGCTAGTTTTAGTTCTGGCATTTATGAGTGCCATTGCGCCACTTTCTATTGATATGTATTTGCCAGCTTTAACGCAGATAAGAGAAATCTTTGAAACAGATGAATTTTACATGCAGTTATCTTTGGCTGTGTTTTTCATAGCTTTTTCTTTTGGCCAATTAATCTATGGACCACTAAGCGATATATATGGTAGAAAAAAACCATTATATTTTGGAATTACAATATTTGTAATATCAAGCTTTGCTTGTGCTATGGTAGATAGTGTTTACGCTTTTATATTTTTTAGATTCACACAGGCCTTAGGCGGTTCTGCTGGAATTGTGATTGCAAGAGCTGTTATAAACGATAAATTTGAATTAAATGAAGCTGCTTCAATGTTTGCCATAATGATGGTAGTTGCATCTTTAGCTCCTATGTTAGCACCTACATTTGGTAGTTTAATCCTTCATTTTGTATCATGGAGAATTATCTTTATCATGCTTTTTAGTTTAGGAGTTATGCTTTTGTTTATGATATATTTTTGGTTAAAAGACAGCTCTAGAGTTGGTAAAAAAGATGAACTAAGTTTTAAAAAAATGGCTATAACTTATATTGAAATTTTAAAAAATAGAAAATTTATAGTATATGCATTATCTCTTGCCATGCCTATGTCGGCGATGTTTGCTTATATTACAGGTTCATCTTTTGTTTTTGTAGAGTATTTTGGACTTAGTACATATAAATACGGGATAATTTTTGGCTTAAATGCTCTTGGTGTTACTTTGGTATCGGCAATTAACAGTAAACTAGTGCTAAAACATTCACCTGAAAATTTTTTAAAAATAGGTCTTTTTTTAGCTAGTTTTTTTGTTATCATTTTAATAGCTTTAGGATATTTTAAAGTGGAGTTTTTGTATTTTGAAATAATGCTCTTTTTAACTTTAGCAACACTTGGTTTTATAATACCAAATGCTACATCGCTTGCCATGAGTTGCTATAAAGAAAGATCAGCCGGCGCTGCTTCTGCTGTGCTTGGTGCTATGCAATTTGCTTTTGCAGGTGGTGCGTCATTTAGTGTGGGGTTTTTAAAAGCAAACAATCCACTTTTTCTAAGTATAGTTATGGGGAGCTCTACATTTATAGCTTTGTTAATTTATATAAAGGGCTTTAAAGAGTGA
- a CDS encoding replication/maintenance protein RepL, whose product MISSLEIYKKILGDKKVDIIEFLVLKCDKRGFITLTIDEISKELDTSKPTIIATFNLLRSKGTLKRIKNGVYKITL is encoded by the coding sequence TTGATAAGCTCACTTGAAATTTATAAAAAAATTTTAGGTGACAAGAAAGTTGATATTATTGAATTTTTAGTTTTAAAATGCGATAAACGTGGGTTTATAACACTAACAATAGATGAAATATCCAAAGAACTAGATACTAGTAAACCAACTATTATAGCCACCTTTAACCTCTTAAGAAGTAAAGGTACTTTAAAACGCATCAAAAATGGTGTTTATAAAATCACTCTTTAA
- a CDS encoding universal stress protein, translated as MKKIIACLDGNSLDNSVCDYAIFISKSLNLEITFLHIIHMQAYAPNFLGLAAGSLIVNETSDIPYNINYKEPSKEELENANALLEKAKKYADSRGIISTTQAVHGDYLDTLLEYENVHSFVIPLEKDDEEIRDNVAVLLREVKAPILFINKAFTPIKTVLLAFDGHEASIRTLNFIQNSKIFGDDLNYHIININKSKEDSEKILSKAKTILKNKNAKYITLCSGEIAEEIIKYRRSNNIDIIATGAYTRGIISSFFFGSTSKEIVNNAIVPILCVGKL; from the coding sequence ATGAAAAAAATTATTGCTTGCCTGGATGGAAACTCATTAGATAACTCAGTTTGTGATTATGCTATTTTTATATCTAAAAGTCTAAATTTAGAGATAACATTTTTACACATTATACATATGCAAGCATACGCTCCAAATTTCTTAGGTCTTGCAGCAGGAAGCCTAATAGTAAATGAAACTAGTGACATCCCTTATAATATAAACTATAAAGAGCCATCAAAAGAAGAGCTTGAAAATGCTAATGCGCTTTTAGAAAAAGCAAAAAAATATGCAGATAGTAGAGGTATAATCTCAACAACGCAAGCAGTTCATGGAGATTATTTAGACACACTGCTTGAATATGAAAATGTCCACTCTTTTGTGATTCCTCTAGAAAAAGATGACGAAGAGATAAGAGATAATGTAGCTGTATTACTTAGAGAAGTTAAAGCTCCTATTTTATTTATAAATAAAGCCTTTACTCCTATAAAAACGGTTTTACTAGCATTTGATGGACATGAGGCATCTATAAGAACTTTAAATTTCATACAAAATAGTAAAATATTTGGCGATGATTTAAACTATCATATTATAAACATTAATAAGAGCAAAGAAGATTCTGAAAAGATACTCTCAAAAGCTAAAACAATTTTAAAAAATAAAAATGCAAAATATATAACTCTTTGCAGTGGAGAAATCGCAGAAGAGATTATAAAATACAGACGAAGTAATAATATAGATATTATAGCAACAGGTGCATATACAAGAGGCATAATATCTAGTTTTTTCTTTGGAAGTACCTCAAAAGAGATAGTAAACAACGCTATTGTGCCGATTTTATGCGTAGGTAAACTTTGA
- the prfA gene encoding peptide chain release factor 1, with amino-acid sequence MLAGKLQTFLDRYSELSKLLSEPDIASDIERMTKLSKEQSSLEDINNVAISYLNVLNDIEENKLLLEDPEFTELAKEELKELEHQKIELEDEIKILLIPKDSNDNKNIFLEIRAGTGGDEAALFAGDLANAYLRYAELRGYKTEVVSQSEGSAGGFKEIILLIKGKGAYSRLKYEGGTHRVQRVPETESQGRVHTSAITVAVMPEAEDSDIQINPNDLKIDVMRSSGNGGQSVNTTDSAVRVTHIPTGLVVVNQDGKSQHKNKDAAMKVLKARLFEIQEQERLEKERAQRKDQVGTGDRSGRIRTYNYPQNRISDHRINLTLYRLDAIMGGGLFDEIIDPLITETQTQALEEEGLA; translated from the coding sequence ATGTTAGCTGGCAAACTTCAAACATTTCTAGATAGATATAGTGAATTATCAAAACTATTAAGTGAACCAGATATAGCCAGTGATATTGAGCGAATGACAAAGCTCTCAAAAGAGCAAAGTTCACTAGAAGATATAAACAATGTAGCTATATCTTATCTTAATGTCTTAAACGATATTGAAGAAAACAAACTTCTTTTGGAAGATCCTGAGTTTACAGAACTTGCAAAAGAGGAATTAAAAGAACTAGAACACCAAAAAATAGAACTTGAAGATGAGATAAAAATTCTACTTATCCCAAAAGATTCAAATGATAATAAAAATATATTTCTTGAAATTCGTGCAGGAACAGGTGGTGATGAAGCTGCTTTGTTTGCTGGGGATCTTGCAAATGCATATTTAAGATATGCAGAGCTTAGAGGGTATAAAACAGAAGTTGTATCACAAAGCGAAGGTAGTGCTGGTGGCTTTAAAGAGATTATTCTTTTAATAAAAGGCAAAGGTGCTTACTCAAGGCTAAAATATGAAGGCGGAACACATAGAGTTCAAAGAGTGCCTGAAACTGAAAGCCAAGGAAGAGTTCACACAAGTGCTATAACAGTTGCAGTAATGCCTGAGGCTGAGGATTCCGATATACAAATAAATCCAAATGATTTAAAAATAGATGTTATGAGAAGCTCGGGAAACGGCGGACAATCAGTGAATACTACCGATAGCGCTGTAAGAGTCACTCACATTCCAACAGGTCTTGTAGTTGTAAATCAAGATGGAAAATCTCAGCATAAAAACAAAGACGCCGCTATGAAGGTTTTAAAAGCAAGACTTTTTGAAATACAAGAGCAAGAAAGACTTGAAAAAGAGAGAGCCCAAAGAAAAGATCAAGTAGGGACTGGCGATAGAAGTGGTAGAATTAGAACTTACAACTACCCACAAAATAGAATCAGCGACCATAGAATCAACTTAACACTTTATAGACTAGATGCCATTATGGGTGGTGGGCTATTTGATGAAATTATAGACCCATTAATCACAGAAACACAAACACAAGCGCTAGAAGAAGAGGGTCTAGCCTAA
- the rpsT gene encoding 30S ribosomal protein S20, with protein sequence MANHKSSAKRARQTVKRTERNRFYRTRLKNITRAVREAVEANDVEKANEAFKIANKNIHGFVSKGILKKNTAARRVSRLSKLVKTLENN encoded by the coding sequence ATGGCAAATCACAAATCTTCTGCAAAAAGAGCAAGACAAACTGTCAAAAGAACAGAAAGAAATAGATTTTACCGAACAAGACTTAAAAACATAACAAGAGCGGTAAGAGAAGCAGTTGAAGCTAATGATGTAGAAAAAGCAAATGAAGCATTTAAAATAGCTAACAAAAACATACATGGCTTCGTTAGCAAAGGTATTCTAAAGAAAAATACTGCTGCAAGAAGAGTTTCAAGACTTTCAAAATTAGTTAAAACATTAGAAAATAACTAA
- the glmM gene encoding phosphoglucosamine mutase, translating to MKYFGTDGVRGKAGEELTAEFVMKIAIAAGIYFRKNSATNMILVGKDTRRSGYMIETAIVAGLTSIGYNVRQIGPMPTPAVAFLTEDMRCDAGIMISASHNPYYDNGIKFFDNQGFKLDTDEEQKIEEILHNEELIKEARKTMMEIGAAKRVDDVIGRYIVHIKNSFPKELNLRSLRIVLDVANGASYRVAPTIFQELGAEVITINDNPNGKNINENCGALHPEKLACEVKRLRADVGFAFDGDADRVVVVDENGDIIDGDVLLGVLAIYLKNTNRLKNNQIVATVMSNAALDDHLKENGIEVLRSNVGDKFVLEMMKEKNINFGGEQSGHVIFGDYAKTGDGITSALQFSACMLANKKTASELGSMIKPYPQILTNLTISVKKDLNSIEGLKELEESLKLQGIRSLFRYSGTEKLIRLLLEGKDQKILDEKMKEVVNFFKKALND from the coding sequence ATGAAATATTTTGGTACAGATGGAGTTAGGGGAAAAGCAGGAGAAGAGTTAACTGCTGAGTTTGTTATGAAGATAGCAATTGCAGCTGGCATATATTTCCGCAAAAACTCCGCTACAAATATGATTTTAGTTGGTAAAGATACTAGAAGAAGTGGTTATATGATAGAAACAGCTATTGTTGCAGGTCTTACTTCAATTGGTTACAATGTTAGGCAAATTGGACCTATGCCAACTCCTGCGGTTGCATTTTTAACCGAGGATATGAGATGTGATGCGGGTATTATGATAAGCGCTTCTCACAACCCTTACTATGATAATGGTATTAAATTTTTTGACAATCAAGGCTTTAAGCTTGACACAGATGAAGAGCAAAAGATAGAAGAAATTTTGCATAATGAAGAGCTTATAAAAGAAGCAAGAAAAACAATGATGGAAATTGGAGCTGCCAAAAGAGTTGATGATGTTATAGGAAGATATATTGTTCATATAAAAAACTCATTTCCAAAAGAGTTAAATTTAAGGTCATTAAGAATTGTTCTTGATGTTGCAAATGGCGCTAGTTATAGGGTTGCACCAACTATATTTCAAGAACTTGGTGCAGAAGTTATAACAATTAACGATAATCCAAATGGAAAAAATATTAATGAAAATTGTGGAGCACTACACCCTGAAAAATTAGCTTGCGAGGTTAAAAGACTAAGAGCTGATGTTGGATTTGCTTTTGATGGTGATGCTGATAGAGTAGTTGTGGTTGATGAAAATGGGGATATTATTGATGGTGATGTCTTGCTCGGTGTTTTAGCAATATATTTAAAAAATACAAATAGATTAAAAAACAATCAAATAGTAGCAACTGTTATGAGTAATGCTGCACTTGATGATCATTTAAAAGAAAATGGGATTGAGGTTTTAAGAAGCAACGTGGGTGATAAATTTGTCTTAGAAATGATGAAAGAAAAAAATATAAATTTTGGTGGCGAGCAAAGCGGCCATGTTATCTTTGGAGATTACGCTAAAACAGGCGATGGAATAACAAGTGCGTTGCAATTTAGTGCTTGTATGTTAGCCAATAAAAAAACAGCAAGCGAGCTAGGCTCAATGATAAAACCATATCCTCAAATTTTAACAAATTTAACAATATCAGTAAAAAAAGATCTTAACAGCATAGAGGGGTTAAAAGAATTAGAGGAATCTTTAAAATTGCAAGGGATTAGATCACTTTTTAGATATTCAGGAACTGAAAAATTAATACGACTTTTATTAGAAGGAAAAGATCAAAAAATCTTAGATGAGAAAATGAAAGAAGTTGTAAATTTTTTCAAAAAAGCTTTAAATGATTAA
- the lspA gene encoding signal peptidase II → MIKSLVKFVAIFIAVMVLDQAIKQIFIDGFRWNGEYFSLILTYNKGVAFSMFEFLGENLKFLQLILIVVLFLYLIFQKELFKNHLIAFSLLIGAGSSNLLDRFIHGGVVDYVFWHKWFEFAVFNFADVIINFAVFLIILQFFLENKRLKKSK, encoded by the coding sequence ATGATTAAGAGTTTAGTTAAATTCGTAGCTATTTTTATAGCTGTTATGGTTTTAGATCAGGCAATTAAGCAAATTTTTATAGATGGATTTAGATGGAATGGAGAGTATTTTTCACTAATTCTTACATATAATAAAGGTGTAGCTTTTTCTATGTTTGAGTTTTTAGGAGAAAATTTAAAATTTCTCCAGCTCATTTTAATAGTTGTTTTATTTTTATATTTAATTTTTCAAAAAGAACTTTTTAAAAATCACTTAATTGCTTTTTCGTTACTTATTGGTGCAGGTAGTTCTAACTTGCTTGATAGATTTATACACGGAGGTGTTGTTGATTATGTTTTTTGGCATAAGTGGTTTGAATTTGCTGTTTTTAATTTTGCAGACGTAATTATAAATTTTGCAGTTTTTTTAATAATTTTGCAGTTTTTTTTAGAAAACAAAAGGTTAAAAAAGAGTAAATAA
- the nhaA gene encoding Na+/H+ antiporter NhaA — MKKFLDKLLSNESSSGVLLMLAAVFALIFKNVGGLSEFYDWFVHLQITMGIGDFKLDESLHFWVNDALMVLFFFIVGLDLKSEMVEGQLSKISQVILPCIAALGGVVLPAVIFVIINWGDPVAMKGWAIPTATDIAFAVGVLALLGKKVPTSLKIFVLTLAIIDDLCAILIIALFYSSSLNLLYLLLAAVVLGAMIALNKKKIFNKTPYVILSLILWVLILNSGIHATIAGVVAAFTIPLHTTPGNSMLHDMERALVTPVNFIILPLFAFVNAGVSLKGLDAGHLFGTVPMGIFFGLFFGKQIGIFLFSWIIVKLKIASLPENANWAQLYAVGIICGIGFTMSLFVDGLAYGEASIELYKGTDKLAILMASLISGIVGFVVAKIVGRRKLAREAE; from the coding sequence ATGAAAAAATTTTTAGATAAATTACTGTCTAACGAAAGTAGCTCAGGTGTTCTTTTAATGCTTGCGGCAGTGTTTGCGCTTATTTTTAAAAACGTTGGAGGTCTCAGCGAATTTTATGATTGGTTTGTTCACTTGCAAATCACTATGGGAATAGGTGATTTTAAGCTTGATGAATCTTTACATTTTTGGGTAAATGATGCTTTAATGGTTCTATTTTTCTTCATAGTTGGACTAGATCTTAAAAGTGAAATGGTAGAAGGACAGCTTAGTAAAATATCTCAAGTTATACTTCCATGTATTGCAGCACTTGGTGGGGTCGTTTTACCAGCAGTAATTTTTGTTATTATTAACTGGGGTGACCCTGTTGCTATGAAAGGTTGGGCGATTCCAACAGCTACTGATATTGCATTTGCAGTTGGGGTTTTAGCGCTACTTGGCAAAAAAGTTCCAACTAGTTTAAAGATATTTGTTTTAACGCTAGCGATAATTGATGATTTATGTGCTATTTTAATTATTGCTTTATTTTATTCAAGTAGCTTAAATTTACTATATCTTCTTTTAGCAGCTGTTGTTTTAGGTGCTATGATAGCTCTTAATAAGAAAAAAATATTTAATAAAACCCCATATGTTATTTTAAGTCTTATCCTTTGGGTTTTAATTTTAAACTCAGGAATTCACGCAACTATTGCTGGGGTTGTAGCTGCATTTACGATACCGCTTCACACAACACCTGGTAACTCAATGCTTCATGATATGGAGCGTGCTTTAGTAACACCTGTAAATTTCATAATACTTCCACTTTTTGCATTTGTAAATGCAGGAGTTAGTCTAAAAGGACTTGATGCTGGACACCTTTTTGGAACTGTTCCCATGGGTATATTTTTCGGACTTTTCTTTGGAAAACAGATTGGTATTTTCCTGTTTAGTTGGATTATTGTAAAACTAAAAATAGCAAGCTTGCCTGAAAATGCTAATTGGGCTCAACTATATGCAGTTGGTATAATCTGCGGTATAGGCTTTACAATGAGTTTGTTTGTTGATGGACTTGCTTATGGGGAAGCTTCAATAGAACTTTATAAAGGAACTGATAAACTTGCAATACTTATGGCATCTTTGATCTCTGGTATAGTTGGATTTGTTGTAGCTAAGATAGTAGGCAGAAGAAAATTAGCTAGAGAGGCAGAATAA
- the purM gene encoding phosphoribosylformylglycinamidine cyclo-ligase, translating to MISYKDAGVDIDAGNNFVNAIKPFVKLTLNNNVLGGIGSFSGAYKLPTGYKNPALLAATDGVGTKLRLAIKAEKYDTIGIDLVAMCVNDLICNFATPLFFLDYYATDKLIVEKGVDIVKGISEGCKLANCALIGGETAEMPGVYQKNDFDLAGFAVGMAEIDEIDRTKFVKEGDILLALPSSGIHSNGYSLVRKILFENIGMDINDKVDDKRIIDTLLTPTRIYVQEFLNFKDKINALAHITGGGIKENLPRVFPDNLGAEVKLSAIKTPEIFKFLSKYVKTEEMFKTFNMGVGMIIVASKENAKFITKNSDAYEIGKIIKGNQKVKFV from the coding sequence ATGATAAGCTATAAAGATGCAGGCGTTGATATAGATGCTGGAAATAATTTTGTAAATGCCATAAAACCATTTGTAAAATTAACTCTTAACAACAATGTTTTAGGTGGGATTGGTTCTTTTAGTGGGGCATACAAGCTTCCAACAGGTTATAAAAATCCAGCACTTTTAGCAGCAACTGATGGAGTTGGAACTAAACTTAGACTAGCCATAAAAGCAGAAAAATATGATACCATTGGTATTGATTTAGTAGCAATGTGTGTAAATGATTTAATCTGCAATTTCGCAACTCCTCTTTTTTTCCTAGACTACTATGCAACCGATAAACTTATAGTAGAAAAAGGTGTTGATATAGTAAAAGGTATAAGCGAGGGTTGTAAGTTAGCAAATTGTGCATTAATTGGTGGCGAAACAGCTGAAATGCCTGGCGTTTATCAAAAAAATGATTTTGATTTGGCTGGATTTGCTGTAGGAATGGCTGAAATTGATGAGATAGATAGAACAAAATTTGTAAAAGAGGGAGATATTTTACTTGCACTTCCAAGTAGTGGAATTCACTCAAATGGATACTCTTTAGTTAGAAAAATACTATTTGAAAACATAGGTATGGACATTAATGATAAAGTAGACGATAAAAGAATTATTGACACGCTTTTAACTCCAACTAGAATTTATGTCCAAGAGTTTTTAAATTTTAAAGATAAAATAAATGCTTTAGCACATATTACAGGTGGAGGAATTAAAGAAAATTTACCAAGAGTTTTTCCAGATAATTTAGGTGCTGAAGTTAAATTAAGTGCTATAAAGACTCCTGAAATTTTCAAATTTTTATCAAAATATGTTAAAACTGAGGAGATGTTTAAAACCTTTAATATGGGTGTTGGTATGATTATAGTAGCTAGCAAAGAAAATGCTAAATTTATAACTAAAAATAGTGATGCTTACGAGATTGGCAAAATTATAAAAGGTAATCAAAAAGTTAAATTTGTTTAA
- the coaE gene encoding dephospho-CoA kinase (Dephospho-CoA kinase (CoaE) performs the final step in coenzyme A biosynthesis.) gives MKSSREKYFFGVVITGNIGSGKSSVCDILKQKGYDVIDADKISHKALDEISQKIALEFGDEFVINGIVDRKQLGKLVFSDKNLLKKLEDMLSFKIESEIYRQANIFEENKKLYFLDIPLYFESKKYKEFDKILLVYATKDILIKRVMKRNSLSKDEVLKRLNLQIDIEEKKVLSTYIIDNSGDLEHLENLVSEFLQKLKEDYADI, from the coding sequence ATGAAAAGTAGTAGAGAAAAATATTTTTTTGGTGTTGTTATAACTGGAAACATCGGAAGTGGAAAAAGTAGCGTTTGTGATATTTTAAAACAAAAAGGTTACGATGTAATTGATGCAGACAAAATAAGCCACAAAGCTTTAGATGAAATAAGCCAAAAAATAGCACTTGAGTTTGGAGATGAATTTGTAATTAATGGAATCGTAGATAGAAAACAACTTGGAAAACTGGTCTTTTCGGATAAAAATTTACTTAAAAAACTTGAAGATATGCTTAGTTTTAAAATAGAGTCTGAAATTTACAGACAAGCTAATATTTTTGAAGAGAATAAAAAGCTTTACTTCTTAGATATACCACTTTATTTTGAGAGTAAAAAGTATAAAGAATTTGATAAAATACTCCTAGTTTATGCTACAAAAGACATTTTAATAAAAAGAGTTATGAAAAGAAATTCACTTAGTAAAGATGAAGTTTTAAAAAGATTAAACTTGCAAATTGATATTGAAGAAAAAAAAGTTTTATCAACTTATATAATTGACAATAGTGGCGATTTAGAACATTTAGAAAATTTAGTTAGTGAGTTTTTACAAAAATTAAAGGAAGATTATGCAGATATCTAA
- the dapF gene encoding diaminopimelate epimerase — protein sequence MQISKYSASGNDFAIFVSLVSKNRSELARKICDRFNGIGADGLIVILPDEKYDFKWEFYNSDGSLASMCGNGSRAACMFAYENNLAKKDMSFLSNAGLINGKIYDIKDKISIVEIELTKPKELAHKFEENGYTWYFYDTGVPHLVSFVSDIESVDFKLAKAMREKYNANVNFAQIKDDNIFVRTFERGVEAETMACGTGMAACFYAGFKHKSLSNKMKVYPTSKEELEFRVVEDRIYFKGKVIHSFDAIFYG from the coding sequence ATGCAGATATCTAAATATAGTGCAAGTGGAAATGACTTTGCTATTTTTGTCTCTTTGGTGAGTAAAAATAGAAGTGAGTTGGCAAGAAAAATTTGTGATAGATTTAATGGCATTGGAGCTGATGGACTTATAGTTATTTTACCCGATGAAAAATATGATTTTAAATGGGAATTTTATAATAGCGACGGGAGTTTGGCATCAATGTGTGGCAATGGTTCTAGAGCGGCTTGTATGTTTGCTTACGAAAATAATTTAGCAAAAAAAGATATGAGCTTTTTAAGTAATGCAGGTTTGATAAATGGTAAAATTTATGATATTAAAGATAAAATTTCTATTGTAGAAATTGAACTAACAAAGCCAAAAGAGTTAGCACATAAATTTGAGGAAAATGGCTATACTTGGTATTTTTATGATACTGGAGTTCCACATTTAGTTAGTTTTGTTAGTGATATTGAAAGTGTGGATTTTAAACTTGCAAAGGCAATGAGAGAAAAATATAATGCAAATGTAAATTTTGCACAAATTAAAGATGACAATATTTTTGTAAGAACATTTGAGCGTGGAGTTGAGGCTGAAACAATGGCTTGTGGAACTGGTATGGCAGCTTGTTTTTATGCAGGATTTAAACATAAATCACTAAGCAACAAAATGAAAGTCTATCCAACAAGCAAAGAGGAGCTTGAGTTTAGAGTAGTTGAAGATAGAATTTATTTCAAAGGCAAAGTTATACATAGTTTTGATGCTATTTTTTATGGTTAA